Proteins from a genomic interval of Niabella soli DSM 19437:
- a CDS encoding c-type cytochrome — MPHKKIMVALLALFGVFSVGISYSFYTPPHNLKVLPQDITHEKLDSIMHGFNTSLGVKCDFCHAKNKNGDRLDFASDENPAKDVARKMLRMTIDINKNYFLTDSTIHPAYLNTVTCNTCHKGDAYPAK, encoded by the coding sequence ATGCCGCACAAAAAAATTATGGTCGCCCTCCTGGCGCTGTTTGGGGTCTTTTCCGTAGGAATTTCCTATTCTTTTTATACGCCTCCGCACAATCTGAAAGTATTACCGCAGGATATTACGCATGAAAAGCTGGACAGTATTATGCACGGGTTCAATACCTCGCTGGGGGTTAAATGCGATTTCTGTCATGCTAAAAACAAAAATGGCGACCGGCTGGATTTTGCTTCTGATGAAAACCCGGCTAAAGATGTGGCCCGCAAAATGTTGCGCATGACCATCGACATTAATAAAAATTATTTTCTTACCGATTCCACTATCCACCCCGCTTATTTGAATACGGTAACCTGCAATACCTGTCATAAGGGTGATGCGTACCCCGCAAAATAA
- a CDS encoding 2-oxoacid:ferredoxin oxidoreductase subunit beta encodes MSEVLTNALTAKDFATDQEVRWCPGCGDYSILAQVQRVMPGLNIPKENIVFISGIGCSSRFPYYMNTYGMHSIHGRATAIASGLKASRPELSVWIVTGDGDGLSIGGNHTIHLLRRNFDVNVLLFNNQIYGLTKGQYSPTSEENKVTKSTPFGSIDHPFNPLALALGADASFIARTMDRDPKHLQAMLIRTHEHKGASFLEIYQNCNIFNDGAFEVFTEKGSKVEETIFVEHGKPMIFGAEGNKGIRLDGFKPQVVTLGEGFSADDLWVHDEKDIFKAQLLTRIFDNPALEGHLPRPFGVFYENDRPCYEEMMALQLEDAIARKTPDLDALLRGKEVWTIQ; translated from the coding sequence ATGTCTGAAGTTTTAACAAACGCCTTAACAGCCAAAGATTTTGCAACCGACCAGGAAGTGCGCTGGTGCCCCGGCTGTGGCGATTATTCCATATTAGCCCAGGTGCAACGGGTAATGCCGGGCCTGAACATACCCAAAGAAAATATTGTTTTTATATCCGGGATCGGGTGCAGCAGCCGCTTTCCCTATTATATGAACACTTACGGCATGCATTCGATCCACGGTCGTGCTACTGCGATAGCCTCGGGATTAAAGGCGTCCAGGCCCGAGTTAAGCGTCTGGATCGTTACCGGTGATGGGGATGGCTTAAGCATTGGCGGTAATCATACCATCCACTTGTTGCGCCGGAATTTTGATGTAAACGTACTCTTGTTCAATAACCAGATCTATGGTTTAACCAAAGGACAATACTCGCCTACTTCAGAAGAAAATAAGGTCACAAAGTCTACTCCGTTTGGAAGCATTGACCATCCGTTCAACCCGCTGGCGCTGGCCCTGGGTGCGGATGCCAGCTTTATTGCACGTACTATGGACCGCGATCCCAAGCACCTGCAGGCAATGCTGATCCGCACACACGAGCACAAAGGTGCTTCTTTCCTGGAGATCTACCAGAACTGTAATATTTTTAATGACGGCGCTTTTGAAGTGTTTACAGAAAAAGGAAGCAAAGTAGAAGAAACCATCTTTGTAGAACATGGCAAACCCATGATCTTTGGGGCCGAAGGCAATAAAGGCATTCGCCTGGATGGTTTTAAACCACAGGTGGTAACCCTGGGCGAAGGATTTAGCGCCGATGATCTTTGGGTGCATGATGAAAAAGATATTTTCAAAGCGCAGTTATTAACCCGCATTTTTGACAATCCTGCGCTGGAAGGGCACTTACCACGACCCTTTGGCGTGTTTTATGAAAACGACCGTCCCTGTTATGAAGAAATGATGGCGCTGCAACTGGAAGACGCCATTGCACGCAAGACACCGGACCTGGATGCATTGCTGCGGGGGAAGGAAGTATGGACTATTCAGTAG
- a CDS encoding L-threonylcarbamoyladenylate synthase, producing the protein MLISIHPKDPQPRLIKQVADSLRNGGIIVYPTDTIYGLGCDIFQTKAIERIAWIKQIDPKKAQFSFVCANLSHLSDFAKQLSNSTFRTMKEYLPGPYTFILEASKQVPKILHSKKATVGIRVPDNKITMALIEELGHPILSTTLPGELVEDYTDPEIIHDKYQNVVDIVVEGGIGGMVPSTVIDATGEELVLVRQGLGEWEE; encoded by the coding sequence ATGCTAATATCCATCCATCCCAAGGACCCGCAACCGCGGCTGATCAAGCAAGTGGCTGATAGTTTGAGAAACGGGGGCATTATTGTTTATCCAACGGATACGATCTACGGGCTCGGCTGCGATATTTTTCAGACAAAAGCGATAGAACGTATTGCATGGATCAAACAGATCGACCCCAAAAAAGCGCAGTTCTCTTTTGTATGCGCCAACCTCAGCCACCTGAGCGATTTTGCAAAGCAGCTTTCCAACAGCACCTTCAGAACGATGAAGGAATACCTTCCGGGCCCGTACACTTTCATATTAGAAGCCAGCAAGCAGGTACCTAAAATATTACATAGTAAAAAGGCTACGGTGGGCATACGAGTGCCGGACAATAAGATCACCATGGCGCTGATAGAAGAACTGGGCCACCCCATTTTAAGTACCACGCTGCCCGGCGAACTGGTGGAGGATTATACCGACCCGGAGATCATTCATGATAAATACCAAAACGTCGTTGATATTGTGGTAGAGGGTGGCATCGGCGGTATGGTCCCGTCAACAGTCATTGATGCGACGGGCGAAGAACTGGTATTGGTAAGACAGGGACTGGGGGAATGGGAAGAATAA